In Pleuronectes platessa chromosome 5, fPlePla1.1, whole genome shotgun sequence, a single genomic region encodes these proteins:
- the LOC128439687 gene encoding C-X-C chemokine receptor type 5 isoform X2 — MDMAGPRVFTMDTDDLGEDYNDTDYVYQDYSGDPTYSCYEEEQDLQSLGAAFQPVLYSLIFLLGVLGNGLMITVLLRRWRLLRITEIYLLHLALADLMLLLTFPFDVVDIVTGWVFGEFLCKLVGLMRHLNLLCGSFLLACIGFDRYLAIVHAIPSMRNRRPRAVHVTCISLWLVCLGLSVPNVVFLTVREDINDTSSLSCDHFHHNIHGHNWVLTARVFDHVSFFLPLTVMSYCYTAVVVTLCKSQKSQAKQGAMRLAVVITLVFCFCWLPYNITLLVQTLVDFKVINYTSCRPHVVLMAARDVTLGLGFSHCCLNPFLYAFVGVQFRKELNRLLRQLGCGAVCLPFFRSQGQSRPSVSDGATTISSTI; from the exons ATGGACATGGCCGGGCCAAGGGTTTTTACAATGGACACG GACGACCTCGGAGAAGATTACAATGACACAGACTACGTTTATCAGGACTACTCCGGCGACCCGACCTACAGCTGTTATGAAGAAGAGCAGGACCTGCAGAGCCTCGGTGCTGCCTTCCAGCCGGTGCTGTACAGCCTGATCTTCCTGCTGGGTGTGCTGGGGAACGGCCTGATGATAACGGTCCTCCTGAGACGCTGGCGCCTCCTGCGCATCACTGAGATCTACCTTCTTCACCTCGCCCTGGCGGACCTCATGCTCCTCTTGACGTTTCCTTTCGATGTGGTCGACATCGTCACTGGTTGGGTGTTCGGGGAGTTCCTCTGCAAGCTGGTGGGCCTGATGAGACATCTCAATCTCCTCTGTGGGAGTTTCCTTCTGGCTTGCATTGGGTTTGATCGGTACCTGGCAATCGTTCATGCCATTCCCAGTATGCGAAATCGGCGTCCGAGAGCAGTGCATGTAACTTGCATTTCCCTGTGGCTTGTCTGTTTGGGTTTATCAGTaccaaatgttgtgtttctcaCTGTGAGAGAGGACATCAATGacacctccagcctctcctgtgaCCATTTTCATCATAATATCCATGGACACAACTGGGTTTTGACCGCCAGAGTCTTCGATCACGTTTCCTTCTTCCTACCTCTGACTGTCATGAGCTACTGCTACACAGCAGTGGTGGTCACCTTGTGCAAGAGTCAGAAGAGCCAAGCAAAGCAAGGAGCCATGCGACTGGCTGTAGTTATCACTCTTGTCTTTTGCTTCTGTTGGCTCCCGTATAACATCACCTTACTGGTACAAACTCTGGTAGACTTCAAGGTCATCAACTACACAAGCTGTCGACCTCATGTCGTGCTGATGGCCGCCCGCGACGTGACCCTGGGTCTTGGTTTCTCCCACTGCTGCCTCAACCCCTTCCTCTATGCCTTCGTTGGGGTGCAGTTTCGAAAAGAGTTAAATCGGTTACTGCGTCAACTTGGCTGCGGCGCGGTCTGTCTGCCGTTCTTCAGGAGTCAGGGTCAAAGTCGACCGTCCGTTTCTGACGGAGCAACAACCATCAGCTCGACAATCTGA
- the LOC128439687 gene encoding C-X-C chemokine receptor type 5 isoform X1: MDMAGPRVFTMDTQDDLGEDYNDTDYVYQDYSGDPTYSCYEEEQDLQSLGAAFQPVLYSLIFLLGVLGNGLMITVLLRRWRLLRITEIYLLHLALADLMLLLTFPFDVVDIVTGWVFGEFLCKLVGLMRHLNLLCGSFLLACIGFDRYLAIVHAIPSMRNRRPRAVHVTCISLWLVCLGLSVPNVVFLTVREDINDTSSLSCDHFHHNIHGHNWVLTARVFDHVSFFLPLTVMSYCYTAVVVTLCKSQKSQAKQGAMRLAVVITLVFCFCWLPYNITLLVQTLVDFKVINYTSCRPHVVLMAARDVTLGLGFSHCCLNPFLYAFVGVQFRKELNRLLRQLGCGAVCLPFFRSQGQSRPSVSDGATTISSTI; this comes from the exons ATGGACATGGCCGGGCCAAGGGTTTTTACAATGGACACG CAGGACGACCTCGGAGAAGATTACAATGACACAGACTACGTTTATCAGGACTACTCCGGCGACCCGACCTACAGCTGTTATGAAGAAGAGCAGGACCTGCAGAGCCTCGGTGCTGCCTTCCAGCCGGTGCTGTACAGCCTGATCTTCCTGCTGGGTGTGCTGGGGAACGGCCTGATGATAACGGTCCTCCTGAGACGCTGGCGCCTCCTGCGCATCACTGAGATCTACCTTCTTCACCTCGCCCTGGCGGACCTCATGCTCCTCTTGACGTTTCCTTTCGATGTGGTCGACATCGTCACTGGTTGGGTGTTCGGGGAGTTCCTCTGCAAGCTGGTGGGCCTGATGAGACATCTCAATCTCCTCTGTGGGAGTTTCCTTCTGGCTTGCATTGGGTTTGATCGGTACCTGGCAATCGTTCATGCCATTCCCAGTATGCGAAATCGGCGTCCGAGAGCAGTGCATGTAACTTGCATTTCCCTGTGGCTTGTCTGTTTGGGTTTATCAGTaccaaatgttgtgtttctcaCTGTGAGAGAGGACATCAATGacacctccagcctctcctgtgaCCATTTTCATCATAATATCCATGGACACAACTGGGTTTTGACCGCCAGAGTCTTCGATCACGTTTCCTTCTTCCTACCTCTGACTGTCATGAGCTACTGCTACACAGCAGTGGTGGTCACCTTGTGCAAGAGTCAGAAGAGCCAAGCAAAGCAAGGAGCCATGCGACTGGCTGTAGTTATCACTCTTGTCTTTTGCTTCTGTTGGCTCCCGTATAACATCACCTTACTGGTACAAACTCTGGTAGACTTCAAGGTCATCAACTACACAAGCTGTCGACCTCATGTCGTGCTGATGGCCGCCCGCGACGTGACCCTGGGTCTTGGTTTCTCCCACTGCTGCCTCAACCCCTTCCTCTATGCCTTCGTTGGGGTGCAGTTTCGAAAAGAGTTAAATCGGTTACTGCGTCAACTTGGCTGCGGCGCGGTCTGTCTGCCGTTCTTCAGGAGTCAGGGTCAAAGTCGACCGTCCGTTTCTGACGGAGCAACAACCATCAGCTCGACAATCTGA
- the ddx6 gene encoding probable ATP-dependent RNA helicase ddx6: MSTARTENPMILGLSNQNGQLRGPVKPAGAPGGGGGGPQQQLLLNQVKGTINNGNSQSAPTTNAVIKPGDDWKKNLKLPPKDTRMRTSDVTATKGNEFEDYCLKRELLMGIFEMGWEKPSPIQEESIPIALSGRDILARAKNGTGKSGAYLIPLLERIDLKRDCVQAVVIVPTRELALQVSQICIQVSKRMGGVKVMATTGGTNLRDDILRLDETVHVIIATPGRILDLIKKGVAKVNQVQMIVLDEADKLLSQDFMAMMEEILGFLSKQRQILLYSATFPISVQKFMNAYLSKPYEINLMEELTLKGVTQYYAYVTERQKVHCLNTLFSRLQINQSIIFCNSSQRVELLAKKISQLGYSCFYIHAKMRQEHRNRVFHDFRNGLCRNLVCTDLFTRGIDIQAVNVVINFDFPKLGETYLHRIGRSGRFGHLGLAINLITYDDRFNLKGIEEQLGTEIKPIPGIIDKSLYVAEFHSESGEELKP, encoded by the exons ATGAGCACGGCCAGGACGGAGAACCCGATGATTCTGGGCCTGTCGAACCAGAACGGGCAGCTCAGGGGCCCGGTGAAACCTGCTGGAGctccaggtggaggtggaggaggcccccagcagcagctgctgctaaACCAGGTGAAAGGCACAATCAACAATGGCAACTCCCAGTCGGCCCCAACAACAAACGCCGTCATCAA GCCTGGAGATGACTGGAAGAAGAATTTGAAATTGCCCCCAAAAGACACGAGGATGAGAACCTCG GATGTGACTGCAACAAAAGGTAACGAGTTTGAAGATTACTGCCTCAAGAGGGAGCTGCTCATGGGAATCTTCGAGATGGGCTGGGAGAAGCCATCTCCAATTCAG GAGGAAAGCATTCCCATTGCACTGTCAGGAAGGGATATTTTGGCCAGAGCCAAGAATGGCACAGGGAAGAGTGGAGCCTACCTCATTCCCTTACTTGAACGCATTGACCTGAAGAGAGACTGCGTACAAG CTGTGGTCATAGTGCCCACCAGAGAACTGGCTCTGCAAGTCAGCCAAATATGTATCCAGGTCAGCAAACGTATGGGCGGCGTGAAGGTGATGGCAACTACAGGTGGAACCAACTTGCGCGACGACATTTTGAGACTCGATGAAACGG taCATGTGATCATTGCGACTCCCGGGAGGATTTTAGACCTCATTAAGAAAGGCGTGGCCAAAGTCAATCAAGTGCAGATGATAGTTCTGGATGAA GCCGACAAACTCTTGTCTCAGGACTTTATGGCCATGATGGAGGAGATTCTGGGCTTCCTGTCCAAACAGAGGCAGATTCTTCTTTATTCTGCAACCTTCCCTATCAGTGTTCAAAAGTTTATG AATGCCTACCTGTCGAAACCGTATGAGATCAACCTAATGGAGGAGCTGACACTGAAGGGTGTGACTCAGTATTACGCTTATGTAACTGAAAGGCAAAAAGTCCACTGTCTTAACACCTTGTTCTCCAGG CTCCAGATCAACCAGTCTATAATCTTCTGCAACTCCTCTCAGCGAGTGGAGCTCCTTGCCAAGAAGATCTCCCAGCTCGGTTATTCATGTTTCTACATTCATGCCAAGATGCGACAG gAGCACCGCAACCGGGTGTTCCACGACTTCAGAAACGGCCTGTGTCGGAATCTTGTCTGCACTG ACCTCTTCACAAGAGGAATCGACATTCAAGCTGTGAATGTTGTGATCAACTTTGACTTTCCCAAGCTGGGAGAAACGTACCTTCATCGCATCGGTAGATCTG GCCGCTTTGGACACTTGGGTCTCGCCATCAACCTCATCACTTACGATGATCGCTTCAACCTGAAAGGAATCGAGGAGCAGCTCGGAACAGAGATCAAGCCCATCCCCGGCATCATCGACAAGAGCTTATATGTGGCAGAGTTCCACAGCGAGAGTGGCGAGGAACTCAAGCCATGA